The genomic DNA CTTCGGTTTCCTCGTCCTCAACCTCGACGGGCTCGGGACGATCCACCAATTCGACAAACGCCATAGGCGCGTTGTCCCCGGGGCGGAAGCCGCACTTGAGGATGCGCAGGTAGCCGCCCGGGCGGTCCTGGTAACGCGGACCCAACTCCTCGAACAGCTTACCGACCACTTCTTTATCACGCAGCCGATCGAATGCGCTCCGCCGAGCGGCAACGCTATCGTTCTTGGCCAAAGTGATGAGCGGCTCGGCAACGCGGCGCAATTCCTTCGCCTTGGGCAGAGTCGTTTTGATCGCCTCGTGCTTGAACAACGAGGCCGCCATGTTGCGATACATCGCCTTACGGTGCGCGCTGTTGCGCCCCAGCTGACGTCCGGATTTACGGTGACGCATTTTCCTGATCCCTTCCTGTTCGGTTTCCGACCGGGCTTCAGCCCGCCACGCGATCGTCGCCCAGACCCGCCGGCGGCCAGTTCTCCAGCCTCATACCAAGGGACAGCCCATGGGAGGCCAGCGTCTCCTTGATCTCGGTCAGGGACTTCTTGCCCAGGTTTGGTGTCTTCAGCAATTCAACCTCGGTGCGCTGCACAAGGTCGCCGACATAGTGGATGCTCTCCGCCTTCAGGCAGTTGGCCGAGCGCACGGTGAGCTCCAGTTCGTCGATAGGCCGCAGCAGAATCGGATCCACCTCGGGCTCCTTTTCCTCCTGCTCCGCCTCGAACTCCCCGCCTTCGAGATCCACAAAGACCGACAGCTGATCCCGAAGCAGGCCCGCTGCCAGCCGGACGGCCTCTTCGGGCTCGAGGACCCCGTTGGTCTCTACGTCCAGCACGAGCTTGTCCAGGTTGGTCCGCTGCTCGACCCGCGCACTTTCCACCGTGTACGCGACGCGCTTGACCGGGCTGTAGCTTGCGTCGAGCTGGAGCCGCCCGATGACCCGATCCTCTTCACCCTCGCGCTGGGTCGCCGGCTCGTAGCCGCGACCGCGGGCCACCACCAACTTCGCCTTGAAGGCGACGTCCTTGGTCAGGTTACAGATCACCAGATCGGGGTTTTTCACCTCGACGTCGTGCGCGCCCTCGATATCGCCGGCCTTCACCGGCCCGGGCCCCTGCACTTCCAGCGAAATCTCCGCCTCTTCCCGATCGTGCATGCGCACGGCCAGAGACTTCAGGTTGAGCAGGATGTCGACGACATCCTCCTGAACCCCTTCCATGCTGCTGTACTCGTGCTCCACGCCCTCTATCTCTGCCTGGACAACGGCGCTGCCCGGCATGGAGGAGAGCAGCACCCGGCGCAGGGCGTTACCCAGCGTGTGGCCGAAACCCCGCTCAAGGGGCTCCAGCACGATCTTGGCGCGGCGCTCCCCCTGTTCCTGGATATCGACGGTGCGCGGCTTGAGGAAATCCCTGAAGGTCCCCTGCATCGGTGAAACCTCTCTACGACTGGACGCACGGGCGCCGGAGCGCCCGCGACGGCATTACTTGGAGTACAGCTCGACGATGAGCGACTCGTTGATCTCAGCGCTCAGGTCAGCGCGGTCCGGGCGGGCTTTGTAGGTCCCCTCGAACTTCTTGGGCTCGACCTCGACCCATGCCGGAAGGCCTTGCTGCTGCGCCATTTCCAGCGCAGCCTGCACACGCAGCTGCTTCTGCGCCTTCTCCTTGACCCCGACCACTTCGCCCGGCTTCACTTGCATGGACGGCACGTTGACCACCCGTCCATTCACCGTGACGCCGCGATGACTGACCAGCTGGCGCGCTTCGGCGCGAGTACTGGCAAAGCCCATACGGTAGACCACGTTGTCGAGCCGGCTTTCCAGAAGCTGCAGCAGGACCGTGCCGGTAGCACCCTTCTGGCGTGCCGCCTCTTTGTAATAGTTCCGGAACTGCTTCTCCAGCACGCCGTAGATCCGACGCACCTTCTGTTTTTCGCGCAACTGCAGCCCGTAGTCGGACATCCGGCTGCGGCGCTGAACCTTGGGCCCCGGGGGTTGATCCAGCTTGCACTTGCTGTCGAGCGGACGAACCCCGCTCTTCAGAAAGAGGTCTGTACCCTCTCGACGGGCCAGCTTACACGTGGGACCGATGTACCTTGCCATGATTTACTCCTGGATCAGACGCGGCGCTTCTTGGGCGGCCGGCAGCCGTTGTGCGGGATAGGGCTCACGTCAGAGATATTGGTGATCCGGTAGCCCACGGCGTTAAGGGCGCGTACCGCCGACTCACGCCCCGGCCCCGGCCCTTTGACCCGGACCTCCAGGTTCTTCAGACCGTAGTCCAGAGCTGCCCGACCGGCCCGCTCGGAAGCAACCTGGGCCGCAAAGGGCGTGCTCTTCCGGGAGCCACGAAAACCACTGCCGCCAGCGCTGGCCCAGGCCAGCCCGTTGCCCTGACGATCGGTGATCGTGATGACCGTGTTGTTGAAGGTCGCGTTGATATGCGCGATACCGTCAACCACCGTACGCTTGGCCCGCTTACTGCGTGACCGGGTCGCTGCTTTCGCCATTTGCTAAATCCTGATCTTGAAGATTCACTCGAACCCTTTAAGGCCCTGCCCCGCTGGGCACCCAGGCTTTTACTTGCCTGCCGGACCGCGCCGCGGGCCCTTGCGGGTGCGGGCGTTGGTCTGGGTGCGCTGCCCACGCACCGTGAGACCACGACGGTGACGGATGCCGCGATAGCAGCCCAGATCCATCAACCGCTTGATATCCATCGCAACGGCGCGACGAAGATCGCCTTCCACCTCGAACTTGCCGATGGCGGAGCGAATCGCCTCGAGCTCCTGCTCAGTCAGCTCCTTCACCTTGCGGTCCCGCGGCACGCCTGCATCATCACAGATGGCCTTGGCCCGGGTACGGCCGATGCCGTAAATGGAGGTCAGCGCCACCCAGGCGTGCTTGTGGACGGGAATGTTGACACCTGCAATACGGGCCATGAACCCTCTCTCCCAGTCTCAGTCCGCGGAAAACCCGCGATTGTATCTAAACCAATAGGCCTGCTGCAATACCGGCCGCTTAGCCTTGCCGCTGCTTATGGCGACCATCCGAGCAGATCACTCGCACCACACCGTTGCGGCGAATGATCTTGCAGTTGCGGCAGATCTTCTTGACCGACGCACGTACTTTCATGATTCGTCTCCAAAACCAAAGCCATTCACCCGCCTGCCCGGATCCGGGTGGGCGCGAAGCATATCAGAAAATCCCGTTAAGCGCGCCCCCGGTAGCACCCGAGGGCGCCCGGACTCATCGGAGGAGCCCACCGCCGGCGGGACCCTGTCCCTTCAGGTTTGCCTTCTTCATCAGGGGCTCATACTGGTGAGAAACCAGGTGCGCCTGGAGCTGCGCCATGAAATCCATGATGACGATGACAATGATCAGCAACGACGTCCCACCAAAGTAGAACGGGACATTCCAGTAAAGGATCAGGAACTCCGGGAGCAGGCACACTGCAGTGATGTAGATCGCACCCCAGAACGTGAGGCGGCTCATCACCCCGTCGATATACTTCGCTGTCTGCTCCCCGGGACGGATACCCGGAATAAAGGCGCCGGACCGTTTCAGGTTGTCCGCCGTATCCCGTGCGTTGAACACCAACGCGGTATAGAAGAAACAGAAAAAGATGATCGCAACCGCATAGAACCCGACATACAGGGGCTGCCCGGGACTCAGTGTCGCCGCCAGCGGCCCCAGCCAACCAATGCCTGCGCCCTCGCCAACCCATTGCCCCAACGTCGAGGGGAACAGGATGATGCTCGATGCGAAAATCGGCGGGATCACCCCAGCCATGTTCAGCTTCAGCGGCAGATGGCTGCTCTGGGCCTGGTACATCTTTCGGCCCTGTTGCCGCCGGGCGTAATTTACCGTGATGCGGCGCTGCCCTCGCTCGACAAAGACAACAAAGCTCACCACCGCCACGCCGAGGACAGCCAGTGCCAGAATAACCCCAGCGCCGATCTCGCCCGTGCGGTTCAACTCCAGGGTGCCGCCGATCGCGCTGGGTAGGCCCGCCACGATCCCGGCGAAGATGATGATCGAGATACCGTTACCGATACCCCGCTCCGTCACCTGCTCGCCAAGCCACATCAGGAACATCGTCCCGGTAGCCAGCGTCACCGTGCTGATAAAGACGAAGGCCGGCCCGGGTGTCGCAGCGACCCCTTGGCTCTGCAGCGCAATGCTGATCCCGATACCCTGGAAGATGGCCAACGCCAGCGCACCGTACCGGGTGTACTGCGTTATCTTCCGGCGCCCCGCCTCACCCTCTTTCTTAAGCCGCTCCAGCGTCGGAATGACCGCGGTGAGCAGCTGCATAATGATGGCGGAGGAGATGTACGGCATGATGCCGAGCGCGAAAATGGAGAGCCGCTCGAGCGCCCCACCCGCGAACATATTGAACATCTCCAGGATCGTCCCGCGCTGCTGCTCCACCATGGCAGCCAGCGCATCGGGATCGATGCCGGGAATCGTGATGTGCGTGCCAATGCGATAGACGATAAGCGCCAACAGCACGAACACCAGGCGCTGCCGGACCTCGGTAAGCTTACCGAGGCCGCCCAGCGCCGCCGCATTGCTACCGCCGGTGGCCACTTACGCCTCTACCTTTCCGCCAGCTGCTTCGATGGCCTCGCGCGCACCCTTGGTCACGCCGACGCCCCTCACGGTCACGGCCCGCTCGACCTTACCGGACGCAATGATCTTCGCGGTGCGGACACCGTGGTTGATCACGCCAGCCTGCTTCAGGCTGAGCAGGTCAATCGTGTCGCCCTCGACGCCGTTCAGCTCAGAAAGCCGCACCTCGGCATTCCGCAACGCCTTGCGGGAGCGGAACCCGACCTTCGGTACGCGCCGCTGCAACGGCATCTGGCCGCCTTCGAAGCCGACCTTGGTGAAACCACCGGAGCGGCTGTGCTGCCCCTTGTGGCCCCGGCCGGCGGTCTTGCCGTTCCCGGTGGCCGCACCGCGGCCCACACGGTTGGCATCCGGGCGGCTGCCCTCTGCAGGGCTAAGCGTATTCAGTCGCATCTCAGCACTCCTCGACGTTCAGGAGGTAGGCCACCTTGTTGATCATCCCACGGTTTTCCGGGGTATCGGCCACCACCACGCTGTGATTGATCCGCCGCAGGCCCAACCCGGCGACGCAAGCCTTGTGGCTCGCGAGTCGCCCGATGGTGCTGCGCGTCTGGGTCACCTTGAGCTGCTTTTGAGTCGTCATGGCTAGCCTACGATGTCCTCAACCTTCTTGCCGCGACGGGCCGCGACCGCGTCCGGGGAATCGACCTGGGTCAGGCCATTGATAGTCGCCCGCACCACATTGATCGGGTTACGCGAACCGATGGCCTTGGCCAGAACGTCCTGTACGCCGACCACCTCGAAGACCGCGCGCATGGCACCGCCCGCGATGATCCCGGTACCCGCGGAGGCGGGCTGCATGTAGACCTTGCTGGAGCCGTGGTTAGCGGTCACCGGGTACTGCAGCGTGCCACCGTCGAGATGAACTTGCTTCATGTTGGCACGGGCCTTCTCCATCGCCTTTTGGATGGCGGCAGGGACCTCACGGGCCTTGCCGTAACCGAAGCCCACTTTGCCCTCGCCATCGCCAACGACCGCCAGCGCGGTGAAGCCAAACTGCCGGCCGCCTTTTACGACCTTGGCTACGCGGTTGATCGCGACGAGCTTTTCGCGAAGGCCGTCACTCTGTGCGTCAGTATTCGCCATGAATCCTGCCCCTGATTAGAATTGCAGGCCGGCCTCGCGGGCGGCATCTGCCAACGTCTTCACCCGGCCGTGGTACTTGAAGCCGGAGCGGTCGAAGGCCACGCGCTCAATGCCCGCTGCCTTGGCGCGCTCAGCGATGAGCTTGCCAATCTCGGCAGCCGCCGAGCAGTTCCCGGTCCCTTCGGACCGGCCACGCAGGTCCTTCTCGACCGTGGAGGCGGCCACCAGGGTCCGGCCCCCTTCCGGCGCGACGATCTGCGCATACATGTGTCGCGGCGTGCGGTGCACGGTCAACCGGTGCACCTTGAGCTCAGCGATCTTGGCGCGGGCCCGGCGCGCACGCCGCAAACGGGTTGCTTTCTTATCCATACGCCTGAACCTGCCTACTTCTTCTTGGCTTCCTTGAGGACCACGCGTTCATCCGCGTAGCGAACGCCCTTGCCCTTGTAGGGCTCCGGCGGACGGAATGCTCGAATCTGTGCCGCCACCTCACCGACCTGCTGCTTATCGGCGCCCTTGACGACGATCTCGGTCTGGCTGGGCGCTTCAATCGTGATCCCCTGCGGGATCTCGTACGCGACCGGGTGACTAAACCCCAGCGTCAGGTTCAGGTTGGCCCCCTGCACCTGGGCGCGGTAACCGACGCCGCGCAGCTCAAGCTTGCGCTCGAAGCCGGTGCTGACACCGGTCACCATGTTATTCAGCAGCGCGCGGGTTGTACCTGCCAGCGCCACGGCGCGGCGGTCGTCCAACTGGGCCTGGACACGCAGCTCCCCGTCCGCCTGCTCAACGGCCACCCAATCGTGCACCGTCCAGCTCAGCTCCCCTTTCGGGCCCTTCACCTTCAGTTGCTGCCCGTCAAGCTTGACCTCCACTCCGGACGGCACCTTGACGGGTCGTTTCGCTACTCTCGACATTATTCAACCTGCCTTAGAAGACGTAGCAGAGCACCTCACCACCGTGCCCGGCCTCACGGGCGGCACGGTCGGTCATCACGCCCTTCGAAGTGGAGACAATCGCGACACCCAGCCCATTACGTACCTGGGGCAGGGACGCCTTGTCCTTGAACAGCCGGAGACCAGGCCGGGAGGCCCGCTGCAACTCCCGGATCACGGGCTCGCCCTGGTAATAACGCAAGCTCAGCTTAAGCTCCGGCTTTTTCTCATCGCCAACCACCTCAAACGACTCGACATAGCCTTCGTCTTTGAGGACACCGGCGATAGCCTGCTTGATCTTGGATGACGGCATGCTGACCTCCGCTTTCTCCGCGCGTTGCGCGTTGCGGATACGGGTCAGCATGTCAGCAATCGGATCGGTCATGCTCATGGTTTTACCTGCCTGTGTGGGTAGCGCGGACCGGCTTACCAGCTGGACTTGACCAGCCCAGGGATCTCGCCATTCATGGCGGCCTCGCGAAGTTTGTTCCGCGCCAGCCCGAACTTCCGGTAATAGCCGCGCGGGCGGCCAGTGACACGGCAGCGGTTTCTCCCCCGGACAGGGCTGGAGTCACGCGGCAGCTGTTGAAGCTTCAGCTGCGCCTCGAACCGCTCCTGCTGGGTGGCATCAACGCTGTTGATAATTGCCTTCAGCGCCTCGCGCTTGGCTGCATAGCGGCGAACCGCGCGCTGCCGCTTGCGCTCGCGCTCAACCATCGAAACCTTTGCCATCGCCGGAACCTATCTCGTCTGTTTACTTGCGGAACGGGAAGTTGAAGCCTTCGAGGAGGGCCTGACCTTCCTCGTCGGTCTTCGCCGTAGTGGTAATGGTGATGTCCATACCGCGCACGGCGTCCACTTTCTCGTAGTCGATCTCCGGGAAAATCAGCTGCTCCCGGACACCGAGGTTGTAATTGCCCCGGCCATCAAAGGACCGCGGGTTGAAGCCGCGGAAGTCGCGGATGCGGGGTGCAGCCACGTTGACGAACCGGTCGAGGAATTCGTACATCCGCTCACGGCGCAACGTGACCTTGCAACCGATCGGCCAGCCATCGCGGATCTTGAACCCGGCCACGGACTTCCGCGCATAGGTCAGGATCGGCTTCTGACCGGTGATCTCCGCCAGCTCGGCCTGCGCGCTCTCCAGGACCTTCTTGTCGCGCACCGCCTCGCCAAGCCCCATGTTCAGGGTGACCTTGGTGAGCCGCGGAATCTCCATGACGTTTTCGTAGCCGAAGCGCTCCAAAAGCGCGCTCTTCACCTCGGCCTGATACTGTTCTTGCAGCCTGACCATCACCGCACCTTACCCGTCGACCAGTTCGTTGTTCGACTTGAAGTAACGGGCTCTGGTCCCGTCCTCAAGCACCCGGATACCAACCCGATCGCCCTTTTCCGTCGCCGGGTTAAAGAGCGCCACGTTGGACTGATGGACC from Alkalispirillum mobile includes the following:
- the secY gene encoding preprotein translocase subunit SecY gives rise to the protein MATGGSNAAALGGLGKLTEVRQRLVFVLLALIVYRIGTHITIPGIDPDALAAMVEQQRGTILEMFNMFAGGALERLSIFALGIMPYISSAIIMQLLTAVIPTLERLKKEGEAGRRKITQYTRYGALALAIFQGIGISIALQSQGVAATPGPAFVFISTVTLATGTMFLMWLGEQVTERGIGNGISIIIFAGIVAGLPSAIGGTLELNRTGEIGAGVILALAVLGVAVVSFVVFVERGQRRITVNYARRQQGRKMYQAQSSHLPLKLNMAGVIPPIFASSIILFPSTLGQWVGEGAGIGWLGPLAATLSPGQPLYVGFYAVAIIFFCFFYTALVFNARDTADNLKRSGAFIPGIRPGEQTAKYIDGVMSRLTFWGAIYITAVCLLPEFLILYWNVPFYFGGTSLLIIVIVIMDFMAQLQAHLVSHQYEPLMKKANLKGQGPAGGGLLR
- the rpsN gene encoding 30S ribosomal protein S14 yields the protein MAKVSMVERERKRQRAVRRYAAKREALKAIINSVDATQQERFEAQLKLQQLPRDSSPVRGRNRCRVTGRPRGYYRKFGLARNKLREAAMNGEIPGLVKSSW
- the rpsH gene encoding 30S ribosomal protein S8 translates to MSMTDPIADMLTRIRNAQRAEKAEVSMPSSKIKQAIAGVLKDEGYVESFEVVGDEKKPELKLSLRYYQGEPVIRELQRASRPGLRLFKDKASLPQVRNGLGVAIVSTSKGVMTDRAAREAGHGGEVLCYVF
- the rplO gene encoding 50S ribosomal protein L15; amino-acid sequence: MRLNTLSPAEGSRPDANRVGRGAATGNGKTAGRGHKGQHSRSGGFTKVGFEGGQMPLQRRVPKVGFRSRKALRNAEVRLSELNGVEGDTIDLLSLKQAGVINHGVRTAKIIASGKVERAVTVRGVGVTKGAREAIEAAGGKVEA
- the rpsE gene encoding 30S ribosomal protein S5; the encoded protein is MANTDAQSDGLREKLVAINRVAKVVKGGRQFGFTALAVVGDGEGKVGFGYGKAREVPAAIQKAMEKARANMKQVHLDGGTLQYPVTANHGSSKVYMQPASAGTGIIAGGAMRAVFEVVGVQDVLAKAIGSRNPINVVRATINGLTQVDSPDAVAARRGKKVEDIVG
- the rplE gene encoding 50S ribosomal protein L5; this encodes MVRLQEQYQAEVKSALLERFGYENVMEIPRLTKVTLNMGLGEAVRDKKVLESAQAELAEITGQKPILTYARKSVAGFKIRDGWPIGCKVTLRRERMYEFLDRFVNVAAPRIRDFRGFNPRSFDGRGNYNLGVREQLIFPEIDYEKVDAVRGMDITITTTAKTDEEGQALLEGFNFPFRK
- the rpsD gene encoding 30S ribosomal protein S4 — encoded protein: MARYIGPTCKLARREGTDLFLKSGVRPLDSKCKLDQPPGPKVQRRSRMSDYGLQLREKQKVRRIYGVLEKQFRNYYKEAARQKGATGTVLLQLLESRLDNVVYRMGFASTRAEARQLVSHRGVTVNGRVVNVPSMQVKPGEVVGVKEKAQKQLRVQAALEMAQQQGLPAWVEVEPKKFEGTYKARPDRADLSAEINESLIVELYSK
- the rplQ gene encoding 50S ribosomal protein L17, which produces MRHRKSGRQLGRNSAHRKAMYRNMAASLFKHEAIKTTLPKAKELRRVAEPLITLAKNDSVAARRSAFDRLRDKEVVGKLFEELGPRYQDRPGGYLRILKCGFRPGDNAPMAFVELVDRPEPVEVEDEETEEEAAETN
- the rplR gene encoding 50S ribosomal protein L18, with the translated sequence MDKKATRLRRARRARAKIAELKVHRLTVHRTPRHMYAQIVAPEGGRTLVAASTVEKDLRGRSEGTGNCSAAAEIGKLIAERAKAAGIERVAFDRSGFKYHGRVKTLADAAREAGLQF
- a CDS encoding DNA-directed RNA polymerase subunit alpha; the encoded protein is MQGTFRDFLKPRTVDIQEQGERRAKIVLEPLERGFGHTLGNALRRVLLSSMPGSAVVQAEIEGVEHEYSSMEGVQEDVVDILLNLKSLAVRMHDREEAEISLEVQGPGPVKAGDIEGAHDVEVKNPDLVICNLTKDVAFKAKLVVARGRGYEPATQREGEEDRVIGRLQLDASYSPVKRVAYTVESARVEQRTNLDKLVLDVETNGVLEPEEAVRLAAGLLRDQLSVFVDLEGGEFEAEQEEKEPEVDPILLRPIDELELTVRSANCLKAESIHYVGDLVQRTEVELLKTPNLGKKSLTEIKETLASHGLSLGMRLENWPPAGLGDDRVAG
- the rpsM gene encoding 30S ribosomal protein S13, with amino-acid sequence MARIAGVNIPVHKHAWVALTSIYGIGRTRAKAICDDAGVPRDRKVKELTEQELEAIRSAIGKFEVEGDLRRAVAMDIKRLMDLGCYRGIRHRRGLTVRGQRTQTNARTRKGPRRGPAGK
- the rpmD gene encoding 50S ribosomal protein L30, whose product is MTTQKQLKVTQTRSTIGRLASHKACVAGLGLRRINHSVVVADTPENRGMINKVAYLLNVEEC
- the rpmJ gene encoding 50S ribosomal protein L36, with amino-acid sequence MKVRASVKKICRNCKIIRRNGVVRVICSDGRHKQRQG
- the rpsK gene encoding 30S ribosomal protein S11, which translates into the protein MAKAATRSRSKRAKRTVVDGIAHINATFNNTVITITDRQGNGLAWASAGGSGFRGSRKSTPFAAQVASERAGRAALDYGLKNLEVRVKGPGPGRESAVRALNAVGYRITNISDVSPIPHNGCRPPKKRRV
- the rplF gene encoding 50S ribosomal protein L6; this encodes MSRVAKRPVKVPSGVEVKLDGQQLKVKGPKGELSWTVHDWVAVEQADGELRVQAQLDDRRAVALAGTTRALLNNMVTGVSTGFERKLELRGVGYRAQVQGANLNLTLGFSHPVAYEIPQGITIEAPSQTEIVVKGADKQQVGEVAAQIRAFRPPEPYKGKGVRYADERVVLKEAKKK